One window from the genome of Enterobacter asburiae encodes:
- a CDS encoding DUF883 family protein, whose amino-acid sequence MSDLGTDKNTQFAEDKAKNKFDELAGSAQQQFGEFVDSPKHQVKGAAKKYAAQASDAVSDVTEAVRNNPLTGLVAAGAVGIVLGLLLGRK is encoded by the coding sequence ATGTCCGATCTCGGTACTGATAAAAACACCCAGTTTGCAGAAGACAAAGCAAAAAATAAATTTGATGAACTTGCAGGTTCTGCGCAGCAGCAGTTTGGTGAATTCGTAGATTCACCAAAGCATCAGGTCAAAGGTGCGGCTAAAAAATATGCCGCGCAGGCCAGCGATGCGGTTTCCGACGTCACTGAAGCTGTCAGAAATAACCCCCTCACCGGCCTCGTCGCAGCGGGTGCGGTCGGTATTGTTCTCGGCCTGTTGCTGGGTCGAAAATAA
- a CDS encoding serine hydrolase domain-containing protein encodes MNKQYVYSRRRLLAAGVVFVSLIAAGIYLQPGVSTPSPRQTGDATIVSFLTPHLSGARGSVAVALITPKGVQYALWDSDFTKQYEIASLTKTMTSSLLIEAQRRGEAAPQTRVGELIPEIAGPASDITLAQLASHRSGLPQLATSLPEKVQVIKTIILRDNFWKFDEGTLIDMVNKASVERPAGFDYSNTGYALLGLALARASHQSFADLLQTRIFTQAHMTDSVVASDTAPASSTFSQGRSASGLSEAPWIMHAFAPAGGVRSTIVDMAHYAQSLLAGQLAWSDAMTPQFATDDPDSRVGYGWFTTRIQGRDITWHDGESSGFASAIAFDRKRKSAVVILSDTAWPVVVPAIRLLLTQPPYTAEAHHELD; translated from the coding sequence ATGAATAAACAGTATGTATACAGCCGCAGGCGATTGTTAGCCGCAGGGGTGGTTTTTGTGTCGCTGATTGCCGCAGGTATCTACCTGCAGCCGGGCGTCAGCACGCCGTCCCCGCGCCAGACGGGTGATGCAACCATCGTCTCGTTCCTGACGCCACACCTCAGCGGTGCGCGTGGCAGCGTTGCCGTCGCACTTATCACGCCAAAGGGCGTGCAGTACGCCCTGTGGGACAGCGATTTTACAAAACAGTATGAAATCGCCAGCCTGACCAAAACCATGACCAGCAGCCTGCTGATTGAGGCGCAGCGACGCGGCGAAGCGGCGCCGCAAACCCGCGTCGGTGAACTTATTCCGGAGATCGCAGGCCCGGCGAGCGATATTACCCTGGCGCAGCTGGCTTCGCATCGCTCCGGCCTTCCGCAGCTGGCGACGTCGTTACCCGAGAAAGTTCAGGTGATTAAGACCATCATCCTGCGTGACAATTTCTGGAAATTCGATGAGGGGACATTAATAGACATGGTGAATAAAGCCAGCGTCGAACGCCCGGCCGGATTTGACTATTCCAACACCGGCTACGCGCTGCTGGGCCTGGCGCTGGCGCGTGCATCGCATCAATCTTTTGCTGACCTCCTGCAAACGCGAATATTCACTCAGGCACACATGACAGACTCCGTCGTTGCCAGTGATACAGCGCCCGCCTCTTCCACGTTCAGCCAGGGGCGGTCCGCTTCCGGCCTGAGCGAAGCGCCGTGGATCATGCACGCATTTGCCCCTGCCGGAGGCGTGCGTTCAACCATTGTCGATATGGCCCATTACGCTCAGTCGCTGCTGGCAGGCCAGCTCGCATGGAGCGACGCAATGACGCCGCAGTTTGCGACTGACGACCCCGATTCACGCGTGGGCTATGGCTGGTTCACCACGCGCATTCAGGGGCGCGATATCACCTGGCATGATGGTGAATCGTCAGGGTTCGCTTCCGCTATTGCCTTCGACCGAAAGCGTAAAAGCGCCGTGGTGATCCTGTCCGACACCGCGTGGCCGGTGGTTGTCCCGGCCATACGGCTGCTATTAACCCAGCCACCTTATACAGCAGAGGCGCATCATGAACTGGATTGA
- a CDS encoding MipA/OmpV family protein, protein MKRSLLYGVSLAGIMLCAPLHGAELSGYAGLGVAVSPVYSGSRHYAPGPLLKGGLSLKSKDWGQWDLSTEGLAWSFHPDTPFAVSLLLASDEGRKETVNYPFSARKNRDLQGMGDMSDMLMAGAEMRYQREDWTIWLRALSATQKHRYGGETQQLARTVNSGVKSTLWRGQDVEFSVAGDITWANSGYQQRHYGVTASQSQRTGLDAYSPSSGLQEAGVDSELVWHISENLAAGVTGRAACLLDEAGKSPLVNSRMQYTLSSMIQYEF, encoded by the coding sequence ATGAAAAGAAGTCTGCTGTATGGCGTGTCGCTCGCGGGGATCATGCTTTGCGCCCCCTTACACGGTGCGGAGCTGTCCGGCTACGCGGGTCTTGGCGTCGCGGTCAGTCCCGTTTATTCGGGATCGCGGCATTACGCCCCCGGACCGCTGCTGAAGGGCGGCCTGAGTCTGAAGAGTAAAGACTGGGGGCAATGGGATCTCTCCACGGAGGGGCTGGCATGGTCATTTCACCCCGATACCCCGTTTGCCGTCAGTCTGCTGCTGGCCTCTGATGAGGGTCGAAAAGAGACAGTTAACTATCCCTTCTCCGCTCGAAAAAACCGTGACCTCCAGGGAATGGGCGATATGTCCGACATGCTGATGGCGGGCGCGGAAATGCGTTATCAACGCGAGGACTGGACGATATGGCTGCGCGCGTTAAGCGCAACGCAAAAACACCGGTACGGTGGCGAGACGCAGCAGCTGGCGAGGACCGTGAACAGCGGCGTAAAGTCCACCCTCTGGCGCGGGCAGGACGTCGAATTTTCGGTCGCAGGTGACATCACCTGGGCGAACAGCGGCTATCAGCAGCGCCATTATGGCGTCACCGCGAGCCAGTCTCAGCGCACCGGGCTTGATGCCTATTCCCCATCATCGGGTTTACAGGAAGCTGGTGTTGATAGCGAACTGGTCTGGCACATCAGTGAAAATCTGGCGGCTGGAGTGACCGGTCGCGCAGCCTGCCTGCTTGATGAAGCGGGTAAGAGCCCGCTGGTTAACAGCCGCATGCAGTACACCCTGTCATCAATGATCCAGTACGAGTTCTGA
- a CDS encoding HlyD family type I secretion periplasmic adaptor subunit: MNDFSRFNSRLKEPRLPRSSLVAWSLFALLAVFIAWASLFHLDEVTTGSGKVIPSSHEQVIQSLEGGIIHSLMVREGDIVERGQQLAQLDRTKTESSVLESESRLNAALATAARLKAEVNDTELAFPEELDDDVELVKQETALYQSRRESLEKGLAGLRQGAELVQRELSLTRPLVTQGAASKVEVLRLERQKNELENKITEMKNQYYVRAREELAKANAEIEAQRSVMKGREDSLTRLTFNAPVRGIVKDIDVTTVGGVIPPNGKLMSLVPLDDQMVVEAKISPRDVAFIHPGQKALVKITAYDYSIYGGLEGEVTMISPDTLQDEVKRDVYYYRVYIRTDSNHLTNKQGQEFPVFPGMIATVDIKTGSKTILDYLLKPLNKAKEALRER; this comes from the coding sequence ATGAATGATTTCTCTCGATTCAATAGCCGACTGAAGGAGCCACGCCTGCCGCGCTCGTCACTGGTGGCATGGTCGCTGTTCGCCCTGCTGGCGGTGTTTATCGCCTGGGCAAGCCTGTTCCATCTGGATGAAGTGACGACCGGCAGCGGCAAGGTCATACCGTCTTCTCATGAGCAGGTCATTCAGTCCCTGGAAGGCGGCATTATCCACAGCCTGATGGTGCGTGAAGGTGACATTGTGGAACGCGGCCAGCAGCTCGCGCAGCTAGACCGAACAAAAACCGAGTCGAGCGTGCTGGAGAGCGAGTCTCGTCTGAATGCGGCGCTGGCAACGGCGGCGCGCCTGAAGGCCGAGGTGAACGACACGGAACTTGCGTTCCCGGAAGAGCTGGATGACGACGTTGAGCTGGTTAAACAGGAAACGGCGCTCTACCAGTCCCGTCGTGAGAGCCTCGAAAAAGGGCTGGCCGGGTTGCGTCAGGGGGCCGAACTGGTGCAGCGCGAGCTGTCGTTGACCCGTCCGCTGGTGACCCAGGGGGCGGCCAGCAAGGTTGAGGTGTTACGTCTTGAGCGTCAAAAAAATGAGCTTGAGAATAAAATCACCGAGATGAAAAACCAGTACTACGTTCGCGCCCGTGAAGAGCTGGCGAAAGCCAATGCGGAGATTGAGGCCCAGCGTTCGGTGATGAAAGGGCGTGAGGACTCCCTGACCCGGCTGACCTTCAACGCCCCGGTTCGCGGGATCGTGAAGGATATTGACGTCACGACCGTGGGAGGCGTTATCCCACCGAACGGCAAGCTGATGAGCCTGGTCCCGCTTGACGATCAGATGGTGGTCGAAGCGAAAATCTCGCCGCGCGATGTGGCGTTTATTCATCCTGGCCAGAAAGCGCTGGTGAAAATTACGGCCTATGACTACTCCATTTACGGCGGACTGGAAGGGGAAGTGACCATGATTTCGCCGGACACCCTGCAAGATGAGGTCAAAAGGGATGTCTACTACTATCGCGTCTATATTCGTACCGACAGTAACCATCTGACCAATAAGCAAGGTCAGGAATTTCCGGTCTTTCCGGGCATGATTGCCACTGTTGATATTAAAACCGGCAGCAAAACCATTCTGGATTATCTGTTAAAACCGCTGAACAAGGCAAAGGAGGCGCTGCGGGAACGATAG
- a CDS encoding LysR family transcriptional regulator: MMNIMHPVLRRLDLNLLPVFDAIYRHRSVRLAADELSMSTSALSHALSRLRITLNDPLFFREGHRMSPSVYAAQLAPSIASALSFLNHELTPQPEFDPASSTESLQIGITDFTALCIFPALMHKLQLAAPGLRFELRYLPHSPALTELLAGEVDLALGFSTQDDIRHPELEEIDWFEDEYVVISNARRTRLTLEDYLAARHLVVTPWNEKQGVLDVRLEQLGYTRQIAIKTPSMLSAPFIVAESDLLMAIPRFATEKLTAAADLRIFPLPFSIRTFEVKIYSHKRSGQRGATRWLKEELQTLAQARHSGLSGSQERISPG, from the coding sequence ATGATGAATATTATGCATCCGGTGCTGAGGCGCCTTGATTTAAACCTGCTGCCCGTTTTCGACGCGATTTACCGCCACCGTTCCGTTCGGCTTGCCGCTGATGAGCTGTCGATGAGCACATCGGCATTGAGCCATGCGCTGTCGCGTTTGCGCATCACCCTTAATGACCCGCTATTTTTTCGGGAAGGGCATCGCATGTCCCCCAGCGTGTATGCCGCTCAGCTTGCGCCTTCCATTGCTTCCGCACTGTCGTTCCTGAATCATGAGCTGACCCCGCAGCCGGAGTTTGACCCGGCCAGCAGTACCGAAAGCTTACAAATTGGGATTACGGACTTTACCGCGCTGTGCATTTTCCCCGCGCTGATGCATAAACTGCAGCTTGCTGCCCCGGGTTTGCGTTTCGAATTGCGCTATCTGCCGCACAGCCCGGCGCTGACGGAACTGCTGGCGGGCGAAGTGGATCTCGCGCTGGGGTTCAGCACTCAGGATGATATCCGGCACCCGGAACTGGAAGAGATCGACTGGTTTGAAGATGAGTATGTGGTTATCAGCAACGCGCGGCGGACGCGTCTGACGCTGGAGGATTATCTCGCAGCCCGACACCTGGTGGTGACGCCATGGAATGAAAAGCAGGGCGTTCTGGACGTGCGGCTCGAACAGTTGGGCTATACCCGACAAATCGCGATCAAAACGCCGTCGATGCTCAGCGCGCCGTTTATCGTTGCGGAAAGCGACCTGCTGATGGCGATCCCCCGTTTTGCCACAGAGAAGCTGACGGCGGCGGCGGACCTGAGGATTTTTCCTTTACCGTTTTCGATACGCACGTTCGAAGTGAAAATATATTCACATAAACGCAGCGGACAGCGGGGCGCAACCCGCTGGCTTAAGGAGGAGCTGCAAACGCTGGCGCAGGCGCGTCATTCCGGGCTGTCCGGCTCCCAGGAAAGGATATCGCCGGGTTGA
- a CDS encoding MarR family transcriptional regulator: protein MDNHISSRALLHRRDVIKNNPRFGEAILEHYTINDTIYKKQPLFYKTMLQESRFNIILSMCCFIFGNQAESVSEIKELCSRYKIASPNSVIAIITILRTTGRIKTWRCTEDRRKTRIAPTEKGLNELKRYMSGAFLPVSILYPAFNINVNLLDNDILRNNFFRRAAEYLFRGLTFRKVLPEVGLFIDKDGGRMIMLYIYLQAMKNKSAHGAVIDYSASTLAKEFFVSRIHVNRIIKSAQEAGYVKDRGDGRMSIYPAFIELVENYAGLYFAYVTHYINVVPKERRHAHSVTSTV, encoded by the coding sequence ATGGATAATCACATCTCATCCAGGGCCTTGCTACATCGAAGGGATGTTATAAAGAACAATCCCCGATTCGGTGAGGCAATATTAGAGCACTACACAATTAATGACACCATCTACAAAAAACAGCCTCTTTTCTACAAGACCATGCTGCAGGAATCACGGTTTAACATTATTCTCTCTATGTGTTGTTTTATTTTTGGAAATCAGGCGGAATCCGTTTCAGAGATAAAAGAGTTATGTTCTCGCTATAAGATAGCCAGCCCCAACAGCGTTATTGCGATCATTACGATACTGAGAACCACCGGGCGCATCAAGACCTGGCGCTGCACGGAAGACCGACGCAAAACGAGAATCGCGCCAACCGAAAAAGGTTTGAATGAACTTAAACGCTATATGTCCGGCGCATTTTTGCCAGTCAGCATTCTGTATCCGGCATTTAATATTAATGTTAACCTGCTGGATAATGATATTTTGAGAAATAACTTCTTCCGCCGTGCGGCAGAATATCTTTTTCGGGGATTAACGTTCAGAAAGGTTTTGCCAGAAGTGGGGTTATTTATCGATAAGGATGGTGGCCGCATGATTATGCTTTATATTTATCTGCAGGCCATGAAAAATAAATCCGCTCACGGCGCGGTTATTGATTATTCGGCCAGCACGCTCGCAAAAGAATTTTTCGTTTCACGCATCCACGTCAACCGAATTATCAAATCGGCACAAGAGGCGGGTTATGTTAAAGATCGTGGTGATGGTCGGATGTCGATATACCCGGCGTTTATCGAACTTGTCGAAAACTATGCCGGTTTATATTTTGCGTATGTTACGCATTACATCAACGTTGTCCCTAAAGAGCGACGCCACGCTCACAGCGTGACGTCAACCGTATAA
- a CDS encoding type I secretion system permease/ATPase, with protein sequence MKTHPQYEPWLQGMLIIAKHYRLDFSAEHVRVTINHESQSPRQLVLEEMARQLGLGMRMVAAEAVSLDPWRLPLLAEFTGGQIAVINRMDSEGNVSLQFSGDAGLETTLTRDEIGMRLKGLMVLRPLESTPDARVDDYIKPYEKNWFWQLALKDWRRYSDIMLVALVANVLALSGMVFSMQVYDRVVPSQSEATLWVLFGGVMIAIVFEFIMRMLRVHISDVVGKRADLRISERVFAHALRIKNGARSKSTGSFIAQIRELESVRELITSTTIAAISDLPFFLLFVFILWMIGGPLVLVVLLAVPLLLIPGLLVQRPLGKLSSEGMRESAIRNATLVEAVQGIEDIKLMRAEQRFLNQWNNTNDVAASVGMKQRWLTGLLLTWTQEVQSIVYAVVLLVGCYLVISGDMTTGALVGTSILASRTIAPLSQISGVLSRWQSAKVARKGLDDLMQRPIDDPQHGKKVHKAHLRGDYALEDVGFYYDEEEKLTVLNISKLQIRAGERVAVLGRNGSGKSTLLQLLAGMQEPQQGSILLDDIALNHLDPADVRRDMQLLSQQARLFFGSVRDNILMGNPLATDDEIHQALVNSGALEFVRKQKMGLNYIINEGGAGLSGGQRQALLLARALITSPNILLLDEPTAWLDEMSEKQFIQHLHKWLGKRRTLVVATHRLPILDLVDRIIVLENGKVVMDGPRDAILHQHGMAPQKAAQRTVTMKPAAVAEEGAA encoded by the coding sequence ATGAAGACACATCCACAGTACGAACCCTGGCTGCAGGGCATGCTCATTATCGCAAAACACTATCGCCTGGATTTCTCGGCGGAGCATGTTCGGGTCACGATTAACCATGAAAGCCAGTCTCCGCGCCAGCTGGTGCTGGAGGAGATGGCGCGTCAGCTTGGGCTGGGGATGCGTATGGTGGCGGCTGAAGCGGTATCCCTCGATCCGTGGCGCCTGCCGCTGCTGGCGGAATTCACCGGCGGGCAAATCGCGGTCATTAACCGCATGGACAGCGAAGGCAACGTCAGCCTGCAGTTTAGCGGCGACGCGGGGCTGGAGACGACCCTGACGCGTGACGAAATTGGGATGCGGTTAAAAGGGCTGATGGTGTTGCGCCCGCTTGAATCCACGCCGGATGCCCGCGTGGACGATTACATCAAACCCTATGAGAAAAACTGGTTCTGGCAGCTGGCGCTGAAAGACTGGCGACGCTACAGCGACATTATGCTGGTGGCGCTGGTGGCCAACGTGCTGGCGCTTTCCGGCATGGTCTTCTCCATGCAGGTCTATGACAGGGTGGTACCGTCGCAGTCGGAAGCCACGCTGTGGGTGCTGTTTGGCGGCGTGATGATCGCCATCGTGTTCGAATTCATCATGCGCATGCTGCGCGTGCATATTTCTGACGTGGTGGGGAAGCGCGCCGACCTGCGTATCTCTGAACGCGTGTTTGCCCACGCGCTGCGGATTAAAAACGGCGCGCGATCCAAATCAACCGGATCCTTTATCGCGCAGATCCGCGAGCTGGAGTCGGTGCGCGAGCTCATTACCTCGACCACCATTGCGGCGATTTCCGATCTGCCGTTCTTCCTGCTATTCGTCTTTATTCTGTGGATGATTGGCGGCCCGCTGGTACTGGTGGTCCTGCTCGCCGTGCCGCTGCTGCTCATCCCCGGCCTGCTGGTGCAGCGCCCGCTGGGGAAACTATCCAGCGAAGGGATGCGTGAATCCGCCATCCGTAACGCCACGCTGGTGGAAGCGGTGCAGGGCATTGAAGACATCAAGCTGATGCGCGCCGAGCAGCGTTTCCTGAACCAGTGGAATAACACCAACGACGTTGCCGCCAGCGTCGGCATGAAGCAGCGCTGGCTGACGGGCCTGCTGCTCACCTGGACGCAGGAGGTGCAGTCCATCGTCTATGCGGTGGTACTGCTGGTGGGCTGTTATCTGGTCATCAGCGGCGACATGACCACCGGTGCGCTGGTGGGAACCTCGATTCTGGCATCGCGCACTATCGCGCCGCTGTCGCAGATCTCAGGCGTGCTCTCGCGCTGGCAGTCGGCAAAAGTGGCCCGCAAGGGGCTTGACGACCTGATGCAGCGCCCGATTGACGATCCGCAGCACGGCAAAAAGGTGCACAAAGCCCACCTGCGCGGCGACTATGCACTTGAGGACGTCGGGTTTTATTACGACGAGGAAGAGAAACTCACCGTGCTCAACATCAGCAAGCTGCAGATCCGCGCCGGAGAGCGCGTGGCGGTGCTCGGGCGTAATGGTTCCGGTAAAAGCACGCTGCTACAGCTTCTGGCGGGCATGCAGGAGCCGCAGCAGGGCAGCATCCTGCTCGACGATATTGCCCTCAATCATCTGGACCCGGCCGACGTGCGCCGCGACATGCAGCTGCTTAGCCAGCAGGCCCGGCTGTTCTTTGGCTCCGTGAGGGACAACATCCTGATGGGGAACCCGTTAGCCACCGACGATGAGATTCATCAGGCGCTGGTTAACAGCGGCGCGCTGGAGTTTGTGCGCAAGCAGAAAATGGGGCTGAACTATATCATCAACGAAGGCGGGGCTGGCCTGTCGGGCGGCCAGCGTCAGGCGCTGCTGCTGGCGCGTGCGCTGATCACTTCCCCTAATATCCTGCTGCTGGACGAGCCTACCGCCTGGCTGGACGAAATGAGCGAGAAGCAGTTTATACAGCATCTCCACAAATGGCTGGGTAAGCGCCGGACGCTGGTGGTGGCGACGCATCGCCTGCCGATTCTGGATTTGGTCGACCGCATCATTGTGCTGGAAAACGGCAAGGTGGTGATGGACGGCCCGCGCGATGCGATCCTGCATCAGCACGGTATGGCGCCGCAGAAAGCCGCGCAGCGCACCGTGACCATGAAGCCGGCGGCAGTTGCCGAGGAGGGCGCGGCATGA
- a CDS encoding GNAT family N-acetyltransferase has protein sequence MSITIRQARPEDAAAIYAMIYELAVYEKAPEEVVTTPEEIRETLFGAGTKTEALIAECEGKIAGYVVFFTSYSTWLGRNGIYMEDLYVSPDYRGKGAGRALLKHIAQLAVKRQCGRLEWSVLDWNQPAIDFYLSIGALPQSEWVRYRLDGDALLSFAE, from the coding sequence ATGAGCATAACCATTCGTCAGGCCCGTCCCGAAGATGCGGCGGCAATTTACGCCATGATCTATGAGCTCGCGGTATATGAAAAAGCGCCGGAAGAAGTGGTGACCACGCCAGAGGAGATCCGGGAAACGCTCTTTGGCGCAGGCACTAAAACCGAGGCGTTGATCGCGGAATGTGAAGGTAAGATCGCTGGCTATGTCGTGTTCTTCACCAGCTATTCTACCTGGCTAGGACGCAACGGTATTTACATGGAAGACCTGTACGTTTCCCCGGACTATCGCGGTAAAGGCGCGGGAAGAGCGCTGCTGAAACATATCGCGCAGCTCGCGGTAAAACGGCAGTGCGGCCGCCTTGAATGGAGCGTGCTGGACTGGAACCAACCCGCCATTGATTTTTACCTGAGCATCGGCGCGCTGCCGCAGTCCGAATGGGTTCGCTATCGTCTTGATGGCGACGCGCTGCTGAGTTTTGCCGAATAA
- a CDS encoding DUF2975 domain-containing protein: protein MNSARDKLSLVLIAGVLPLFLILVLITPLWIYFTGESFFISTLLKLAEVQNDFLAVSTVSPLRQILLLAILYLPAGLFAFAVWQGMSVTRQVRQKQILSRALANSVRKIAIAMLTLGIALPVCRFLIPLTIAWPGHYYQVTLLLGDFVLLLTGGLLLVTFHSLVEGIKAEEENKEFI, encoded by the coding sequence GTGAATAGTGCGAGAGATAAACTCAGTCTGGTGCTCATTGCAGGGGTGCTGCCGCTCTTTCTCATCCTGGTATTAATCACCCCTCTGTGGATCTATTTCACCGGCGAGTCGTTTTTTATTTCCACTCTGCTAAAGCTCGCTGAGGTTCAGAATGACTTTCTGGCGGTTTCGACGGTTTCACCGCTACGCCAGATCCTCCTGCTGGCGATCCTTTATCTCCCCGCGGGGCTGTTTGCCTTTGCTGTCTGGCAGGGAATGAGCGTCACGCGACAGGTTCGTCAAAAACAGATCCTCTCCCGGGCTCTGGCAAACAGCGTTCGCAAGATTGCCATCGCGATGCTAACCCTTGGGATCGCACTGCCGGTCTGTCGCTTTTTGATCCCGCTGACCATCGCGTGGCCGGGACATTACTACCAGGTCACCCTTTTGCTTGGGGATTTTGTTCTGTTATTAACAGGCGGTTTGCTGCTGGTAACGTTTCACTCCCTGGTCGAAGGGATCAAAGCGGAAGAAGAAAATAAGGAGTTCATCTAA
- a CDS encoding EAL domain-containing protein, which translates to MTHKISMRNGACDEQKYVISACGFTFQGYRLILNQYGIQASHIHFDGDEVSQQDMENILINQNAHIVAFLGKGIVNLLESLKRLASVLNTLPVIRRVTLYGDIPDGWLYRTLGSLLNNSYQLSLIRIARISDAITCSYTQHHVFKDRSYLLRDRCRDNSSQENLKWLTKREIDVLLNFYRGMSVKEMCDEMGLSNKTVYTHRKEGVLKLRLIKRWLHEPHNFKAKGGVKHQRQKREFTDKETEIFNALLRREIFPAYQIITDRDKKGVGFEILIRWNKNGKIVKPASFLTDISNHEIWLKITALVIHAAVSGINKYNGKYYFSVNIPPRLASGNALPDMARKAIDMLLKPQWAEKLVFEFAEDIDVTKDKRIPETMRHLRNTGCRLFLDDCFSNHQTMFPVRQVHFDGLKLDRDIVEHFVANDNDYNLIKAIQFYSDMTGTDCIAEGVDSEEKFEKLVALGVKNFQGYYLSRAVKEEELDRMVRLFS; encoded by the coding sequence ATGACCCACAAAATTTCTATGAGAAATGGGGCGTGCGATGAACAAAAATATGTCATCTCAGCCTGCGGTTTTACGTTCCAGGGATATCGTCTAATCCTTAACCAGTACGGTATACAGGCTTCGCATATTCACTTTGACGGTGATGAGGTATCCCAACAGGATATGGAAAATATCCTTATAAATCAGAATGCTCATATTGTAGCGTTTCTCGGGAAAGGTATCGTCAATCTCCTGGAGAGCCTGAAGCGGCTGGCTTCCGTGCTCAATACGCTTCCCGTTATTCGACGCGTCACCCTGTATGGTGACATACCGGATGGCTGGCTTTACCGCACTCTGGGCAGTCTTTTAAATAACAGTTATCAATTGTCATTGATTCGTATAGCCCGTATTTCAGATGCTATTACCTGTTCTTATACGCAACATCACGTTTTTAAGGATCGTTCGTATTTATTACGCGATCGCTGCAGGGATAATTCTTCGCAAGAAAATCTTAAGTGGCTAACAAAAAGAGAGATTGACGTTTTATTAAATTTCTACCGCGGCATGTCCGTAAAAGAAATGTGCGACGAAATGGGGCTTTCTAATAAGACGGTTTATACCCACCGTAAGGAAGGTGTGCTGAAATTACGCTTAATTAAGCGATGGTTACACGAGCCGCACAATTTTAAAGCGAAAGGGGGAGTTAAACATCAGCGTCAAAAAAGAGAATTCACGGATAAGGAAACGGAAATATTTAATGCGCTACTTAGGAGAGAGATCTTCCCTGCCTATCAGATTATTACCGATCGTGACAAAAAGGGCGTAGGTTTTGAGATACTGATCCGCTGGAATAAAAACGGTAAAATCGTCAAGCCAGCCAGCTTTCTCACGGATATCTCAAATCATGAGATATGGTTAAAAATAACAGCGTTAGTTATCCATGCTGCCGTGTCGGGGATCAATAAGTATAATGGCAAATACTATTTTTCAGTAAATATTCCGCCTCGCCTGGCGTCAGGGAATGCATTGCCTGATATGGCAAGGAAGGCTATCGACATGCTGCTCAAACCGCAATGGGCTGAAAAGCTGGTCTTTGAATTTGCAGAAGATATTGACGTGACGAAGGACAAAAGGATCCCTGAAACCATGCGGCATTTACGTAATACGGGGTGTCGATTGTTTTTGGATGACTGTTTCTCTAATCATCAAACCATGTTCCCGGTGCGGCAGGTGCATTTTGATGGACTCAAGCTGGATCGGGACATCGTTGAGCATTTTGTGGCAAACGACAATGACTATAACCTGATTAAAGCGATACAGTTTTATAGCGACATGACCGGAACGGACTGTATTGCGGAGGGGGTGGATAGTGAAGAAAAGTTTGAGAAATTAGTCGCGCTGGGCGTGAAAAACTTTCAGGGGTATTATTTATCGCGCGCCGTGAAAGAGGAAGAGTTAGACCGCATGGTGAGGTTGTTCAGTTAA
- a CDS encoding helix-turn-helix domain-containing protein codes for MAVVVHLDKMLVEKKMTSRALAAFVGITEQNLSLLKSGKVKGIRFDTLAKICEALQCQPGDILSWEPDSPE; via the coding sequence ATGGCTGTCGTGGTTCATCTGGACAAAATGCTGGTAGAGAAGAAAATGACGTCCAGAGCACTGGCAGCCTTTGTGGGGATCACTGAGCAAAATCTGTCGCTGCTCAAGTCCGGCAAGGTGAAAGGGATACGTTTTGATACGCTGGCGAAAATTTGCGAGGCGCTGCAGTGTCAACCCGGCGATATCCTTTCCTGGGAGCCGGACAGCCCGGAATGA